A single region of the Canis lupus familiaris isolate Mischka breed German Shepherd chromosome 35, alternate assembly UU_Cfam_GSD_1.0, whole genome shotgun sequence genome encodes:
- the NQO2 gene encoding ribosyldihydronicotinamide dehydrogenase [quinone]: protein MAGKKVLIVYAHQEPKSFNGSLKKVAVDELSRQGCAITVSDLYAMDFEPRATRKDVIGALSNPELFNYGMEAYEAFKKRSLASDITDEQKKVQEADLVIFQFPLYWFSMPAILKGWMDRVLCQGFAFDIPGFYDSGFLKDKLALVSLTTGGTAEMYSRSGVSGDFRYFLWPLQHGALHFCGFKVLAPQISFAPEIASEEERKAMVTSWAQRLRTIWEEEPIDCSPPWYFGQ, encoded by the exons ATGGCAG GCAAAAAAGTCCTCATTGTCTATGCACACCAAGAACCCAAGTCTTTCAATGGATCCTTGAAGAAAGTGGCGGTGGATGAGCTCAGCAGGCAGGGCTGCGCCATCACCGTTTCCGATCTGTATGCCATGGACTTTGAGCCGAGGGCCACGAGGAAAGATGTCATAG GTGCTCTCTCTAATCCCGAACTCTTCAATTACGGGATGGAAGCATATGAAGCCTTTAAGAAGAGGTCTCTGGCCAGTGACATAACCGATGAACAGAAAAAGGTTCAGGAGGCTGATCTAGTGATATTTCAG TTCCCGCTCTACTGGTTCAGCATGCCGGCGATCCTGAAGGGCTGGATGGACAGGGTGCTGTGCCAGGGGTTCGCCTTTGACATCCCAGGATTCTACGATTCCGGTTTCCTCAAG GATAAACTGGCCCTCGTCTCCTTAACCACGGGGGGCACAGCCGAGATGTACTCGAGGAGCGGCGTCAGCGGGGACTTTCGGTACTTCCTGTGGCCTCTCCAG CATGGGGCGCTGCACTTCTGTGGATTTAAAGTCCTCGCCCCGCAGATCAGTTTTGCCCCTGAGATCGCttctgaggaagaaaggaaggccaTGGTGACATCCTGGGCGCAGAGGCTGAGAACCATCTGGGAGGAGGAGCCCATCGACTGCTCGCCTCCTTGGTACTTCGGGCAGTGA